The segment TGCCTTTAGCTAGCAATGCGACAGAAGATGGACGTGCTCAAAACAGAAGAACCAGAATCGTTATTCTTCCTAAGTTAGATCAGTTCTATGACCTGATCGAACAAGGAATGCAGAGTGCTAAATAATAAAGCCACCTGAATAAATTTAGAAGCCCCGAAATTCGGGGCTTTTTTTATTTTAGTAAAGTATCCATTTAAGATTGTTGTTACTGTTTATCAAACATTAACATTTGTTGATTAAAATTCATTTGTTCAATAGTTTTCATAAACCTATTTTTAACGGATTATTAACTATTTTAAATATGAAAATGAATTTACACAAAATTAAAGCTACCTTATTAATTCTTGCAGTAGGAACTTTTGCTGTTTCATGCGAGAAAGAAAATTTAGAACAGTCTACGACAAATTTAAATGCCGAGACTATGAACAAAGAATTAATTCTTAACCCAAACAGTGGAAAATCAGCTGAAATTCAGGTTAGCGAAAACATTGGGATTGCTGTTAGAAATGCAGTTGAACCTAGTGAATGTGCCCCAACAGAGCTTGATGAAGTAGTAGGTGTATACATACAGCAAATAATAGCAGACCCCATAGCTTTGGCTAATAATGGGATATATTCTAACATCAATTATTATTACAGTTATTTAATAGATAAAGGAGAACAAACTTTTGGGGCTGAAGGAAAATTCACATCCTTAATGGTAAAACGTGAAAGAGAACTTTCTAAATTCTTTGAACTGCCAATAGACATTAGGGTAAATGGACAGCACACTGCTAATTTAAATGATAGAAATGTTTGGATTAGTGTATTATCAAATTTTTATGGATATAATCTGCCTGATGGAAGTTTCTTGCCTCTGACGGTTCAGCAAGCGGCACAAATTGCAGATCAATATTTAGCATTAAATGAAGCATCTCCAAATTTACCAGAAAATCCATATTTTGCTACAGATGGTTTCGCATCCAGCAATGGAACAATAGTAATTGGTGATGGTTTAGTTAGATGGCTTGCTGAAGCCGGAGTAGAAGAAAGTATTGTATGGACAGGGATTCTTGCTCATGAGTGGTCACACCAGGTACAATTCAACAATTACGGGGAATGGTATCCAATAGGTGCGGCAGATAATCTTCCGGAAGCAACAAGATTTACAGAATTGGAAGCAGACTTTTTCGCTGCATATTATATGACGCACAAAAGAGGAGCTACGTACAACTGGAAAAGAGTTGAAGAATTCTTTGAATTGTTCTTCCAAATTGGAGATTGTAGCTTTACATCAAATGGTCACCACGGTACTCCTGCACAAAGAATGGAAGCTGCTCGTTTAGGATTTGAACTCGCAAATGACGCGCAAAAACAAGGGCACATCCTTACTGTAGAGGAACTTCATGAAATTTTTGTTGAACAGATTTCAGAAGTTATTCCTGCACCGGGATCGACTAAATAGTCTCAATACCACAAATGAAAGAATGCCATTTTCTTAATTGAAAATGGCATTTCTATTTTTGGGAAAATCTTTTTACATTATTTCCAGGCTTCCTTTTCCCTGCCTAATAACTTCCGGAGAGTTAGTGGTAAGATCTATTACGGTAGAAGGAGTATTATCTCCATAGCCTCCGTCAATAACAATATCCACAAGTTTATCCCATTTTTCAAGGATAAGTTCGGGATCTGTTGTGTACTCAATTACCTCATCTTCATCTCTAATAGATGTGGAAACAATAGGGTTACCCAGTTCGTGTACTATAGCTTTACAAATATTGTTGTTGGGAACTCTTATACCAACGGTCTTCTTCTTTTTAAAAACTGTTGGCAAATTACTATTCCCCGGTAGAATAAATGTGTACGGTCCCGGTAAACATCTTTTAAGTATCTTAAAGGTATGAGTATCTATCTGCTTTACATAATCTGAAAGATTACTTAAGTCTTCACAAATAAATGAAAAGTTTGCCTTATCCAGTTTTACTCCTTTTAACTGGGCAATTTTTTCCAGGGCAGAGGTATTAGTAATATCACAACCTAATCCATATACCGTATCTGTCGGGTAAATTATAATTCCTCCTTTACGGAGTACGTCTCCTACTTTTTTTATGTCTTTTGGATTAGGGTTTTCTTCGTAGATCCTTATTAATTCAGCCATTCTTTTAGTTTTTAAAATGATAAATAGGAGTTGCAGAAAAATCTATTGCTCCAGGTGTTCTACCTCACTTTCCAGCTTTAAAACTTCATTTCCGTTCTCCTGCTGAATGAAAAGAGCTTTATTGCCGGGTTCCCCATTTCGGGTGATCTTAGAGCCTTTTATAGTGGTCGTGATCTTCCGGTCAAAAGTGTCCTTAACCGTGCCTGTTGCGGTACCTTTGCCCCACTTCCAGCTAACTTTACTGCCAGTCCTTATCATTTTTTAAATCAAGATAATAAAACCTGCAGTAGTAGGCATGTTGAGTAACAGAAATTTAACTGTTAAGGCTTTCCTGAATTAGGACAACAACTTTAATTTGGCAAACCTTAGCAGGAGCTTTTTAATGCCTCCATTCTCAAAATCAATTTCTGCTTTTTTATCCTGTCCTACTCCGTCTATTTTTAGCACTTTTCCTTTTCCAAACCGGATGTGTTCAACTTCATTGCCTTCTATAAGTTTTACACCATCGGTAATATCATTTGCAGCATGAGAGGCTGTTGCAGGTCGTAACTTGCGGAGTTTCCTCAACTGTTCCTCACTTGGCTTGTGTGCTTAGATGGCGGAGATCCTGAAACAGGTTTAGATTGTCGAAGTTTGCTTTTATCTACTTCTCCAAAAATGTCAGTATCTATTAAAGGTTTGTACTTATAATCATCCTGAGGGATCATATAATCGAGAAACTGGTTTTCAATTTCTTCAATAAATCTGCTCGGTTCAGCATCTACTAATTTTCCCCACCTGTACCTGGATTGTGTGTACGTAAGATATGCCTGTTTTTCAGCACGGGTTAAGGCGACATAGAACAAGCGACGTTCTTCCTCCAATTCAGTCCTTGTATTCATACTCATTGCAGATGGAAAAAGATCTTCTTCCATTCCTACAATATAAACATATGGAAATTCAAGTCCCTTAGCGAGGTGAATCGTCATTAGAGCTACCCTGTCATCATCTCCTGTATCTTTATCCATATCTGTAGCAAGGGCTACATCCTCAAGAAATTCTGTCAATGATCCCGTAGCATCTGCAAGTTCTTTCTGCCCTTCCACAAAATCTCTGATACCATTCAGCAGTTCCTCGATGTTTTCTATTCTGGCAACACCTTCAGGAGTACCATCTTTCTTCAGCTCCTGTACGAGACTAGGTTTTTTGGCTACAGTATCAGCCACGGTGAAAGCATCAGCATTCTCATTGAGAATGGTAAAGCTCTTGATCATATTTACAAAATTGGAGAGCTTATTTCTTGTTCCGGAATTGATCTTAATGTTTAGCTGATCCAGATTTTCAATTACCTCAAAAATTGAACGGCCATATTGATTGGCCAAAATGGTAAGTTTATCAATTGTAGTCTGTCCAATCCCACGCGCCGGATAATTGATCACCCGCTTCAAAGCTTCTTCATCATTCGGATTAATTAGAAGCCTTAAATAAGCCAGGACATCTTTTATCTCTTTCCGCTGATAAAATGATAGTCCGCCGTAGATCCTGTATGGAATATCTCTTTTCCTCAAAGCGTCTTCCATTGCCCGGCTTTGGGCGTTTGTTCTGTATAAAATTGCAAAATCCCCATTGCTCAGTTGATTCTGCATTTTGTTTTCAAATATGGAACTTGCTACAAATCTTCCTTCTTCCCCATCATTTATCAGGCGATTAACAACAATCCGGGATCCATCATCATTGGCTGTCCATACAACTTTATCCAGTTTTGTCTTGTTCTTTTCTATGATTGAATTGGCAGCGTTTACTATGTTTCGGGTAGAGCGGTAATTCTGTTCCAGCCTGTACATCTGCACATTTTCGTAATCCTTCTGAAAGTTCAGAATGTTATTAATGTTTGCTCCACGGAAGGCGTAAATACTCTGTGCGTCATCTCCTACCACACATATATTCTGAAATTTATCTGATAATGCTTTTACAATTAAATACTGCGAATGGTTTGTATCCTGGTACTCATCCACCAGAATGTATCTGAACCTGTTTTGGTATTTCTGAAGCACCTGGGGAAACCTGTTTAGAAGTTCATTGGTTTTCAGAAGAAGGTCATCAAAATCCATTGCTCCGGCCTTGAAACAACGCTCCACATAGTTCCTGTAAATCTCTCCCATTCTCGGCTTTTTAGACATTGCATCGGCCTCCATTAATTCCGGGTTCTGGAAATAGGCTTTTACCGTGATGAGACTGTTCTTATATGATGAGATCCTTGAATAAACCTGTTTGTACTTATATACATCCTTATCTAAGCCCATCTCTTTTATAATAGCGCTTATTAGTCGCTGGGAATCCTGGGTGTCATAAATAGTGAAATTTGAAGGGTAACCAAGTTTATCTGCCTCAAAGCGTAACATCTTGGCAAAAATGGAATGGAAAGTGCCCATCCAAAGATTCTTGGCCTCACTATTTCCCACGATTTGGGCAATACGTTTTTTCATCTCCCGGGCCGCCTTATTGGTAAAGGTGAGCGCCAGAATATTAAAGGGATCCACTCCTTTGCTCATTAGGTATGCGATCCTATAGGTAAGCACCCGCGTTTTCCCCGATCCGGCTCCTGCAATTACTATCATTGCACCGTCTTTTTGCAGTAAGCGCCCGCTGGGCATCATTTAATTCAGCTAAATAAGATTCCAATTTCCTTTTTTCTTTTAAGGCGTGAATTTAACCAATTTAAAGCTTTTATGTAAATCTTAGGGCCTTATACTTTTGAACAAAGTAGCCGCAAATTATGACAAACCTGAAATTTTAAATATCTTAGGAGTATTAACCCTTATCCCTCTGTTTAATTATAACAAATGAAAAAAATAGGTGTTGCCTTTTGCTGCCTTTGCTTTACAGCTGCTTCTGCACAACAAATAGATCCTGAAATTGCATCTGCAGCAGACGCACTGGAACCTAAGGTTATAGAATGGCGCCGGGATTTTCACCAAAACCCCGAGCTGTCTAACCGGGAATTTGAAACAGCAAAAAAAATAGCAGCCCACCTTAAAAGATTGGGAATGGAGGTGCAAACAGGCGTTGGAAAAACTTAGGTGTGGTAGGAATTTTAAAAGATGATAAGTCGGGAAAGGTAGTAGCTTTAAGAGCCGATATTGATGCCCTTCCTGTTACTGAAAGGAATGATCTGCCCTATAGATCGAAAGTAACCACTGAATTTCTTGGGACTGAAACCGGAGTTATGCACGCCTGTGGGCACGATACACATACTGCTATTTTAATGGGTGTTGCTGAAATTCTTTCTGAAAATAAAGACAAGATCAACGGAACCGTAAAATTCATATTCCAGCCCGCAGAAGAAGGTCCGCCACCCGGGGAAGAAGGAGGAGCGTCCTTAATGATAAAAGAAGGTGTCCTTCAGAATCCTGACGTTGATGCGATCTTCGGACTCCATATTAATTCAAGTACTCCTGTTGGAACGATTCGCTATAAACCGGAAGGCACTATGGCTGCCGTAGAAAGGTTTGTGATAAACGTGCAGGGTAAAGGAACACATGGCTCAGCTCCCTGGAGCGGAACAGATCCTATTCTCATTTCAGCAAAAATTATTGATGGATTACAAACCATTATCAGCCGGGAGGCCAAGCTTGTTGACGGAGCAGCAGTTATAACTGTGGGTAAAATTTCCAGTGGGGTACGCTTTAACATAATACCTAAAACTGCGGAAATGATTGGAACAGTGAGAACATTAGATCCTGATATGAAGGAATTGATCTTAAGAAGAATGAGAGAAATGGTTCCTGCAATTGCCGAAGCTTATGGGGGAAGTGCCACTATAGAAATTGAAAATAATACTGCAATTACCTATAACGATCCTGAATTGACCCGTCAAATGCTGCCAACTCTTCAAAAGGTTGCTTAGCGCAGAAAAAGTTGAACTTCAAAATGCGACCCTTATGGGGAAGATTTTTCGTTTTTCCAGGAAAAGGTTCCGGGGTTCTATTTCTTCCTTGGAGGACAACCCTTGGATTCTACCGATCCTGCACCCCATCACACCCCGGATTTCTTTATCGACGATAGCGGATTATTATTAGGTGTCAAAGTAATGTCACAACTCGCTCTTGATTATTTAAACCAATAAAAATGGACAGATTTATAGAAATATTAAGTTCAATACCCTGGTGGGGCTGGATTCTCATATTTCTGGCAGTCGTTGCCATAAGAGACATATTTTTCAATAAAAAACATATTATAACCCACAACTTTCCGGTTGTAGGCCACCTGAGATATTTTCTCGAAAGTATAGGTCCTGAATTACGGCAATATATTGTAGCCGGAAACAGGGAAGAATTACCCTTTAACCGGGTGGAACGCGGCTGGGTATATGCCTCCTCTAAAAATGTTAATAATTATGAGGGTTTTGGAACAGACCAGGATATATATGAGGTCAATTATGTCTTTATTAATAATGCCGTCATTCCTTATAAGGTTCCGGAGAATCACCACTACCTGAAGGATCCTTACTTCCTGGCCTGTGCTAAGGTAATGGGTGAATTCAATAAGAGAAAGAGACCATACAGGCCTGCCTCTGTAATTAATGTCTCAGCAATGAGTTTTGGATCACTTTCAGCCAAAGCAATTGAATCTCTAAATGAAGGTTGTAAAAAAGCTTATGCATATCATAATACTACGAAGGAGGATTATCGCCTTACCACCAGAAGGGAGCAGACGTTGTCTTCCAGATAGGAACAGGATATTTTGGGATCAGGAATGAAGATGGATCCTTTTCTATGGAAAAGTTGGTCAAATTGACGAAAGATTTTCCGCAGATAAGAGCTTTAGAAGTAAAACTTTCCCAGGGAGCCAAGCCCGGAAAAGGAGGAGTTTTACTGGCTTCCAAAATTACCCCTGAGATTGCGGGTATTCGGCATGTTCCTTTGGGCAAAGATGTACTCTCCCCTCCTAACCACAGCACTTTCGGCAATATGGAGGAGCTGGTGCAATTTATAGAAGATATAGCGGCAAATACAGGTTTGCCTGTGGGTATTAAAGCGGCCATAGGAAAACTGGATGAATGGGAAGAACTTGCAGAAATTATGGCCAGAGACAACAGAGGACCCGATTTTATTGCAGTTGATGGTGGTGAAGGTGGTACAGGTGCAGCTCCTCCCAGTTTTGCAGATCACGTGGCCCTGCCCTTTGTGTATGGGTTTACAGATATTTACAAGATCTTTCAACGTAAGAATTTGACGAACAGAATTGTCTTCATCGGGGCCGGAAAATTAGGATTCCCTGCCAAAGCAGCCATGGCTTTTGCTATGGGTGTAGACATTATCAACGTTGCAAGAGAGGCTATGTTAAGTGTGGGCTGTATTCAGGCACAGGCTTGCCATACCAATACCTGCCCTACAGGGGTTGCAACACAAAACAGGTGGTTACAGGCAGGGATTAATGTGAAAAATAAAGCGGAGCGGGTGAATTATTACTTCACAAATTTTAGAAAAGAATTACTGGAAATAATACATGCCTGCGGTTATGAGCACCCATGCCAGTTTACTATGGACGATGTGGAGATCAATTTAGGAGATAGATTTATTGCTAAGTCCCTGGCACAGACCTTCGTATACAATAAAACAGAAGTTCCTTTTACTTCCACTGAAACTTTAGTAGGATGTGCTAACTTAGGGGGCTCCTACAGAAAAGGAGAAGAAACCGATGTTAAAGAGGTAGAAACAGAAGATACCTCTGTTTCTAAACAATAGTTTTAGTTCTTATGGCAGATAATCAATTATTGCAGTTATTTTTTTATTTATTGCCCGCAGTGGTCGTTGGAGTTGTATCCTTTTATTTTTTTCAAATGCACACCAGCAATGAGGAAAAAAGAAGAAGATTCGTTTTAAGGCAGGAGAATCAAAAATCGGCACTTCCCGTAAAACTACAGGCATTCGAGAGAATGACCCTTTTTATAGAACGCATCTCCCTTGGAAAATTGTTACTGAGAGTAAAACCTGCTTCCAACAGCCTGGAAGAATACGAAACCCTTCTTACCCATACCATAGACATGGAATTTGAACACAACCTTGCTCAGCAGATCTATATTTCCTCTGAATGCTGGAACGTTATAAAAACTGCTAAAAATGCTACTATAGGAATGATAAGGAAAGCAGTAAAAAGAGAAGACGTTGATACAGCAGATAAGCTTCGGGAAGTACTTCTCACAAACCTAATGGATCAGGCTGCACCTACAGATGCTGCTCTGGAATATATTAAAAAAGAGGTAAGAGATATTATTTAGAAGAAAGTCCTCCAGAACCTTTTTGAAGATTTTTGCTCAATATCTTTCTCCTTCGCGTACTCGAAGCCCTGCTGCCACCATTTTTTCATGGAATCCTTATTGAAGACCAGGGAATTCTCTGTTAATTGCACGGGCGTATAATAAGTGGTAAGCTTCACCTTCTTGTTAAGAGCAGTTAGTTTACCTTCAACAACGTCGTGATATTCCACCTGGTCAAGCAAAAATCCAAATAGGTTGATCATGAGTGAAAAGGGATTTTTCCCCAACACTTTATGATATTCCATATTTTCTGCTTCAAGGATTATCGCATCCACTTCTTTAGCGCCGCGTTTAATTGCTTCCCTAATAGGGACCACACAACCCAAACCACCGTCGGCATACTCATAGCCATTCTTTGTGGCCAGACTCATAAACGGAATATAGTTACAGCTTATCCATATCCAGTCACAAAAATCGTCATATGAAAATTCATTGATCGATTTATATTCCACCCGGTTCTTTGATAAATTGGATACCGTAACCACCACATCATGGCATTTGGTTTTGATGGACTCAAAATTACCGGGAGAGAAATGTTTTTTTATTTCCTTATGAAGATTACGACT is part of the Antarcticibacterium sp. 1MA-6-2 genome and harbors:
- a CDS encoding neutral zinc metallopeptidase — translated: MNLHKIKATLLILAVGTFAVSCEKENLEQSTTNLNAETMNKELILNPNSGKSAEIQVSENIGIAVRNAVEPSECAPTELDEVVGVYIQQIIADPIALANNGIYSNINYYYSYLIDKGEQTFGAEGKFTSLMVKRERELSKFFELPIDIRVNGQHTANLNDRNVWISVLSNFYGYNLPDGSFLPLTVQQAAQIADQYLALNEASPNLPENPYFATDGFASSNGTIVIGDGLVRWLAEAGVEESIVWTGILAHEWSHQVQFNNYGEWYPIGAADNLPEATRFTELEADFFAAYYMTHKRGATYNWKRVEEFFELFFQIGDCSFTSNGHHGTPAQRMEAARLGFELANDAQKQGHILTVEELHEIFVEQISEVIPAPGSTK
- a CDS encoding L-threonylcarbamoyladenylate synthase; translation: MAELIRIYEENPNPKDIKKVGDVLRKGGIIIYPTDTVYGLGCDITNTSALEKIAQLKGVKLDKANFSFICEDLSNLSDYVKQIDTHTFKILKRCLPGPYTFILPGNSNLPTVFKKKKTVGIRVPNNNICKAIVHELGNPIVSTSIRDEDEVIEYTTDPELILEKWDKLVDIVIDGGYGDNTPSTVIDLTTNSPEVIRQGKGSLEIM
- a CDS encoding DUF2945 domain-containing protein; this encodes MIRTGSKVSWKWGKGTATGTVKDTFDRKITTTIKGSKITRNGEPGNKALFIQQENGNEVLKLESEVEHLEQ